The genomic interval TTCAGCTTTCAGTTTTTCTGCTTTGTCTTATGATCCTCTTGCTCGGCGCCACCACCTACGTCGGGCAGGGCTTTGCCAGGGCGCTAAGGCGGCGTCGGGACAGCTTTATTCCGCTGTCCCAGAACGCGCTCGACTACACCCGGTTCGAGTTCCTGTTTGATTATGTGAGGAAGATTAAGCCGGAGTTCCTGATCAATGCGGAAGAAAAAGAGGGAAAAGCTGAAAACGGAAAGCAGAAAGCAGAAATGGAAGAGCGGAGTGCTGGAGTGATGGAGAGGTGGAGTGATGGGGGCGAAGCAGAAAGCGGAAAGCTGAAAGCGGAAATAACGCATCACTCCAATACTCCATCACTCCACCACTCCAATACCCCAACACTCCAACACTCCACCACTCCAACACTCCATCGCCCCGATATCGAGCGGATGGAGATGTTCCAGGCCAATACGCTGCTTCCGCAGACCATTGCGCGCGTGTGCGAGTTGACCCGGACACCCTGGGCGCACGTCTCGTCGGGCAGCATCTATGCCGGGGCTAAAATCCTCGAAAACGGCGGCATCCGCATCGAGCGCGATCTCTGCCGGCCCGAGGCACGCCGGTTCCTCGAAGCGCATCCGGAGCGCGTGCGCGGCTTTACCGAACTGGACGAGCCGAATTACTCGTTCAAAGACTCATGCAATTTTTATAGCGGCACCAAGGCCCTGGCGGAGGAAGCCGTCCGCAGCCACGACCAATCCTATATCTGGCGTTTTCATTTGCCCTTCAACGAACTGGATGAGCCGCGCAACTTCCTCTCCCAGCTTCAGGATGCCTATCGCCTTCACGACGTTCTCAACTCGCTCTCGCACCTGGACGAGTGCGTTGGCGCCTGCCTCGACCTGTGGGAACGGCGCGGTCCCTTCGGCGCCTACAACGTCGTCAACCCGGGGGCCGCCAGCACGCACGAGGTGCTCAAGATGGTCCAGCGCATCCTGAAACCGGCGCGCCCGTTGCAACTGCTGGTTTATGACGACGACGGGGCGAATGGGCATGATGGGAACAATGGCAATGGCGCCCTGCCCGAGTGTTTGCTGGACAGCTCGAAGTTGCTAAGGACGGGCATCAAACTGGCTAATGTTCAGGAGGCCTTGGAAAGGGCGCTGAGGGGATGGGAGGGAGCAGGGGAAAGGATGAAGGCTGAAGGATAAATGCTAAAGGGGGAAAAGCGGAAAGCTGAATTTAGCATTTATCCTTCATCCTTTAGCCTTTCAGAATGGAAGGCGGAGGGCTTGGGGGGACAGAATCATGGAAGAATAGAATCATGGGGCTGAACATCGAACGTCCAACGTCGAACGCCCAACATCGAATGGGGGGAGCACTCTGGGACGCTTGGGACGCTCTGGGACGGACATGGGACGGTTGCAAAGTTGAGAATCGCCCGTGTTTACCGGCCTTGGGACGGTGGGACGGCTGTACACCCCCAAGCCACCCACTGCCACGCCTCTTCCAGCGAAGGCGGCCATACCTGACCAAATCCGAGTATTTTTCCCATATCCCCTCATGACCCCAATACTCCAGCAATTCAGCCTCAGGCTGAATGCTGAAGGGGCCAGGGTTGTTTTGTAAATGATTTCCTCCGGCTCAGCGCCCATGTCATCCCCTGGTCCTGGCGTCCCGATGTCTCGTGGTCTGCGCCTTTTGGCGGTTTCCACCGCTGGGCTTGTCCTGTGCTTCGCGAGCCCGCTGTTTGGCCTCGTCAAGCTAGCCCTCCACAGCGAACTCTATTCCCACATCCTGTTAATCCCCTTCGTCAGCCTGTACTTGGTCTGGACCATGGGAATTTTGAATTTTGATTTGCGATTTTTGATTTTTTCCAAAGCAAAAGGCGAGCCGCCTGGCCGTTCACCCCAATCAGAAATCAGAAATCAGAAATCAAAAATCCTTTTGCCCCTCGCAGCCGGCCTACTCTCCATCGGCGCTTATTTGGTCCTGGGCTCACGGATGCATCTCGCGCCGGTGGATTCCCTGTCCTGGACGGTATTTTCATTTTTCCTGCTGTTTGTTGCGGCGTGTTGTTTTTGTTTGGATAGGCAAACCCTGCGCGCGTTGGCATTTCCAATCGGGTTCCTGGTGTTCATCACGCCGTTTCCGGGCGTAGTTACCGACGCGCTTGAAGCGTTCCTGCAGCATCGCTCGGCGGATGCCGCCGAGTTGCTCTTCGGCCTGGTGGGGACGCCCTTGCTCCGGCACGACGTGGCCTTTCAACTACCGGGGTTCAGCCTCCAGGTGGCGCCCGAGTGCAGCGGGATACGGTCCACGCTGGTCCTGTTCATCACCAGCCTGGTGGCCGGCCAGCTTTTTTTAAGGACACCATGGAAACGCGCCCTGTTTGCCTTGCTTGTTGTGCCCCTGGGCATTTTCCGGAATGCATTTCGGATTGTTACCATTGGTGAGCTGTGTGTTCACCTGGACCCCAGCTATATCGATTCGCCGATACATCACCGGGGCGGGCCGGTGTTCTTTGTTATTTCCATGGTTCCCTTCCTTTTGTTACTGTGGTATTTGCGCAGAACGGATATGAAGGGGGAAAGCGGAAAAATGAAAGCAGAAAACTGAAGGCGGAAAGCGGCAACTGCCGCATAAATGCGGCGTTCCAAAACAAAGCGGAAAGCGGGCGCTGCCGCCTAAAGGCGGCGTTCCCGCGCGTCCGGAACGCCGGCTTCAGCCGGCAGCCCCGTCGTCACTGAGGCAGTACTAGAATTCTGATTTTTGAATTTCGATTAGACAGAAGGATGCGGTGGGGCGTGGTGGAGGGATGGAGGGGTGGGGTGATGGGGAAAAGGCGAGAAGATTATGAAACGAGAGAGAGACGAAATGAGAGGATATGCGGCTGGCGGGACCGGCGCGGGTGTGCGACCGGCCCGGAGGCTCGTGAGAGCGGGGGTGTTGCTGGTGTGCGCGGCGGCTCTGCTATGCGCCAGCGGCTGCACCAAAGAGGCCAAGAAAATCCGATACCTCAGCCGCGGCAACTCGGATTTCACGGCCGGCCAGTACGAAAAGGCGGAGATTGAATACCTTAAGGTGCTGCAGGTGGCGCCGGCAAACCCCACCGCTATCTCCCGGTTAGGTTTGATTTACTACGAGCAGGGCCGACTGCCCCAGGCCCTTCTTTTCCTGAAAAGGGCTGCGGAGATGGTTCCAGACGATTCCTATGTCCGGCTTAAGCTTTGCATGGCCGAACTCTCTGTGCGCCAGGTCAAAGATGCGCGCCAGGACGCCGAGCGAGTTCTCCAAAAGCAACACGGCCAGGAGGACGCCCTGTCCGTTCTCGCCGACACCACCTTCACGCCGAAGGAGGTGCAGGATACCACCCAGGAAATCGAGAAACTGCGGCAACAGGACAAAGACCGGCCCGGCTACCATTTGGCGCTGGGGGCATTGCAGATGCGCCGAGGGAATCTCACCAACGGCCTCATCGAATTCAGGAAAGCGCTCGAATTGGACCCCAAATCGGCCGCAGCCCATACGGCCATTGGCGCCATTTACTGGATGAGCAACGACCTTGCCGGCGCCGACCAGGAGTTGAAAACGGCCGCCGACCTTTCCCCACAGCGTTCTGCGAGGCGATTGAAATACGCCGATTTCAAACTCAAGACCGGCTCGGTTGAGGATGCCAAAAAGATTCTGGAAGACATCACTCGCAACGCCCCGGATTATTTGCCGGCCTGGAATTACCTCGCACAGGTGGCCTTTGCTCAACGGAAATTCGACGACTGCGCCGCGCTGCTGCAAAAGGTGCTGACCAAGGACAGCATCAACTACGATGCGGTGTTGCTCGACGCGAATGTTAAACTGAACAAAAACCAGGTCCCAGAGGCGATTGCCGAGCTTGCCCGGCTGAGCAAAGTTTATGCGCGTTCTCCCGAGGTACAGTTTCGTCTTGCCCAGGCGTATCTTCTGAATGGCGATGAGTCGAAGGGGGAAGGTGCGCTTAAGCAGGCGCTGGCGCTGGACCCAAATTTCCCCGATGCGATTCTGGCGGTGGCCGACCGGTCCATACGGAAAGGGGACCCGGTTTCTGCCGAGCTTTCGCTCGAACAACTGATCAAGCGGCGTCCGGATTTGGCCCAAGCCCATTTATTGCTGGCCGCGGCTTATGCGAGCCAGAGGAATCTCGACCAGGCCCTGGCTGTGTATCGCCGGATGCAGTCGCTTTTTCCGAAGAGCGCGCAGGTGCCTTATTTCATCGCGAATGTTCTGGCTGCCGAGAACAAGCGCCAGGACGCGCGCCAGGCCTGCATGCAATCGTTGGAGCTCGCCCCAGATTTCCTGCCGCCGCTCGAAAAACTTGTTGACCTCGACATTGCCGACAAAAAGCCCGAAGCGGCTCTGGAGCGAATTAATGCGCAAATCGAGCGGCGTCCGGCGATTCCTGAGCTGCAGCTCCTGCTGGCCAAGGTTTACCTGAGCCAAACCAATTTTACGCAGGCAGAGGCGACTTTGCTCAAAGCCGTGCAGATGGCCCCTGACCTGCGCACCTCCTATTTGCTTCTTGCGCAGCTTTACGTGAGCTCCGGCAAAGCCCAGCAGGCTCTCGATAAACTCAACGCGTTTGTCGTCCGCACCAATGACGTGCCGGCCTTGATGCAGATTGGCATGATTCAGGAGAGCCTGACCAATTACAGTGCTGCCCGGACGGCATACGAAAAACTGCTGACCGTTAATCCCCGTTTTGCCGCCGCGCTCAACAACCTGGCTTATCTATACTGCGAACAATTCAATGAGCTTGACAAAGCGGTTGGGCTGGCCGAACAGGCGCGCCAATTATTCCCTGCGGACCCCTCGGTCGCCGATACCCTGGGCTGGATTGTCTATCGCAAGGGCGACTATCTCAGGGCGCTCTCACTCCTGACGCAGGCATCCAGCGCGTTACCGGAGGAGACGGAAATAGAGTGTCACCTCGGCATGGTCCGATACCAACTTGGCCAGGAAGGACCCGCCCGCCTGGCGCTGCAACACGCTTTGGAAGGCAAGAAGGATTTCCCGGGCAAGGACGAGGCTCGGCGCCGGCTGGCCATACTGGCGATTGATCCGCAATCGGCGGACCCGGCTGCGCAAGCGCTGCTTGAAAAGCGCATTGCCGCTGACCCGACCGACCCGATCGCCCTTGAGCGCCTGGCCGCTGTCTATAATCGAAAAGGCGAACTGGAAAATGCCGCGAAGGCCTACCTTCAGGCTCTGGCCCAGAATCCCAAGAACATCTACGTGCTGACGAATCTGGCTCAGCTTTATTCCGCTCCTGGGCGGTTGAATGATGCGCAAAAGGCGCTTGACTATGCGAAAGACGCCCATGGCGCGGCGCCCGATGACGCTGTCATTTCCCAGATTCTGGGGCATTTGGTCTGTCAATCGGGCGATTACAAGTGGGCCTCGAGCCTGCTCCAGGATGCCGCGCTCAGCTCGCCTGATCAACCGGCAGTCCTTTATGACCTTGGGCGCGCCTACTACGGTCTTGGGCAGCTATCTTCTGCTGAAAGCGCCATGCAACAAGCGCTCAAGGCAGCGCCACAATTCCCGCAAGCGGAGGCTGCGCGGCGTTTCCTGACGTTGGTTGGGTTGTATCGCGGGGGAGCGGCAGCCGAGACGCCGGCCCCGCAGTTGGCTGAGGTCTCGTCGCCCTCTGATGCCAACTACATTCCCGCGCTCATGGTGAATTCTCTCTTGCAGCGGCAAAAAGGGAATTACCAGGACGCCAAGAAAACGCTTGAACAAGTGCTGGGCCTGAACCCGCTGTTCGTCCCCGCCACCCGGGACCTCGCCATTCTTTGCTTCGACCACTTCCCGGACGACCCGAGGGTCTCGGACCTCGCCACGAAGGCCCGAGTGGCCTTCCCCGATGACCCTGACCTGGCAAAGGTTTTGGGGGTGCTGGCGTACCGCCGCGCTGATTACGCAGCCGCGAACCGCTTTCTTAAGCAGAGCCTCCGGACCCGCCAGGACGATGCCGAGCTTTTCTATTACCTGGGAATGGCTCAATACCAACTGAAAGCCAAAACGGAGAGCAAGGCGAGCCTGCAGCAGGCGCTGGCGCTGAATATCCCGTCGAAGCTGGCGGTGGACGCGAAGAGGGTGCTGGCGGAGATGAAGTGACCAGGAAAGGATGGAGGCTAAAGGGCTGGCAAGAGAGCGAAGTCAAGGGCTTCTCTCTGCCGCCTGAAGGCAGCGTTCCGGAAGGCGGCGTTCGGCATGGCGCACGGAACGCCGCGTTCACGCGGCAGTGCCGTGCCGCAGCCACGGCAGACGCTCATACGCATCCCGCCACCGCGCGCTGGCCCACTGCCACGTCCTCCGCTCAGCCACTAAACCCGCTTTCACCGGGTTGTTCTCCGTGTAGCGCACCGCTCGTTTCAGATGCTCGCCATCGCGGATGAGCGTATCGAAATATTCCCGCTCCCAGAATTTTCCGTTACGGCGCAGCGCCAGATTGGCCGCTCGCGCGCTCGCTCCTTTCCAGAGATTAAGCAGCTTGGAGAGCGGTGTCGCCCAAACGCGCAAGCCCGGATTGTGCGGCGGACCGGTGCGGGCAGGCTGCGGCTGAGATTTTTGCCCAAGCATTGCGCAGAGTTATATGAGCAGAAAGCGAAAGACAATCAATATGAAGACACGATGCTCAATACTCGTTCGATTGACCTCCATCGTGTTCCTGGCTCTTTGGGCAGTAGCGCCACTGGCTTCTGCTCAATCCCGGCCAAGTCTTGGGCTGCGATTTTTCGCCGGCCAGCCGACTGTGGCCCTGAGCGGACAGGTGGGGACGGTCTATTCGATTCAATACTCCACCGGCCTTTCCCCCACGAACCAGTGGGTGGACCGGACGCTGCTGCAAGTACAGGGTGTCAGCAATGTTTGGACTGATCCGTCGGTGCCTTCGGCGGGGCAACGATTTTATCGTGCCGTACCCGTTCCCGCAGCGGCGGACACCAACCTGGTGTTCATCCAGCCGGGAACGTTCACGATGGGCAGCCCGACCAACGAGGCTTTACGAAATCCGGATGAGACCCAGCACGTCGTGACAATTAGCCGGGGGTTTTGGATGGAAAAATATCTGGTAACGCAGGGCGACTACCTCGCGGTAGTGGGGAACAACCCAAGCTACTTTGCGTCCGCGAACGGATTTCCCGATGACCTGGCTCGTCCTGTGGAGCAAGTGAGTTGGTATGATGCGACCAATTATTGCGGCATTCGGACGCAGCACGAGCGGGCGGCGGGGCTGATTCCAACGAATTATGTGTATCGGTTGCCGACGGAATCGGAGTGGGAGTACGCGGCCCGGGCGGGGACCACGACGGCCTTTTATCTGGGAAGCGGGTTAAATTCCGGACAGGCAAACTTCGACGGCCAATACGAATATGATGCCTCGGCGGGGGACATCTTTAATCCGAGCGGAATCCACCTTCAAATGACTACTCTGGTGGGGAGCTACGCAGCGAATGGGTGGGGAATGTATGACATGATCGGGAACCTGTGGGAGTGGTGTCAGGACCGGTATGGCGCGTATCCCGCCGGCGCTGTGATCGATCCGCAGCCTGTTACGGGCTCGAACCGGCTGCTCCGTGGCGGCTCTTGGAACATTTACGGGCTCTTCTGCCGGTCGGCGCAGCGCAACGGCGGCACCCCTGCTGGGGCGTTCAACCGCGGCATCGGTTTTCGGGTGGGGCTGGCCCCAGGTCAGCCGTGAACGCGAACGGTCAGGGGGAGCTGGCGGCAGATGCGAAGAGGGTGCCGACAGAGTTGAGGTGAGATAGAGAGGCAGAATCCGGTCAACCCCGGCGAGGGTAGCCACGAATTGAAGACCGGCACTTGTGCAGGAAAAGAACTGGAAGGCGAGGAGACGGCTGATTCACGCCAATGAGCGGCTAATCGGCTGAATGGAGTGTTGCATCGCATAAGACCCTTAGAAACAGCGTGTTATAGCATGTCGGAAGGGATTACACTTCCCCTTTCAGCCGGAAATGCCCCGGAAAAGCCACTTTTTCTGGGGTATCGGCCTACTTCTCCTCCTCGACCTCGCCTAATGGTTGCGGTTCCGTCGGAAACATTTACATTTTTCATCGTATAATTTGCGATATTTCTTGTGAAATGGGTTTTTTGTTTGCAATTAACATGCTGTGTACGTGCATATTACGACATTACTCAAGTTGGAATGAGAGCAGTTGGCTTGGAGGTTGCTTATTACCCCTAAAACTGTAGAGCAGAAACCAAGAACAAACGAAAGAATCGAACTAAAATGAAGAACAACATTCTTAAATATCTAACATGTTCAGCGATGGCGCTGGGTCTTGCTGGCACCTTGCAGGCGAATCAGATAACTGGTGGGCTGCACATGACAGGCGTGGCTACCCTTGATAACGCGGACCTAGGGTCTGCTACGCAAGCCACAGCGTTCGCAGGAGTAACAACGCAGCCCCTGACGGCCTCCGGTTCCTATTTTGGAATACTCCAGGACACCGTCACATTCAAGCCGTTCTCCTGGAATCCATCCTCCGCTCCTATCAACACGCTGTGGAGTTTTGCAGATGCCGGAACAGGATGGACCTACACCTTTGACTTGGCTACTTTGAGTGTGGCGAGCCAGAGCAGTTCGTTCCTCAATATCACAGGTGACGGCACGCTGAACATTACGGGTAGTGGCTCTCCATATACTGCTACTAGTGGCAGTTGGTCGTTCACCATCTCCAACCCCGGCGGCGCCTCGAACCCTACGTTTAATTTTGGGTTTGATTCAGCCAATAACGCACTTCCCGATGGTGGCACCACCGTGCTGCTCCTCGGCGCCGCCCTCTCGGGCCTTGCGCTGATTCGCCGGAAGCTCGCCTAAGCGGGCAATCGTGCTGAAGGTTTTCTGTTCTACGCAGGCAGGAATGAGTGTTCCTGCCTGTTTCTTGCTTTTTGAAGGGGCTTTGGAAATGGAGTGGTGGAGGGATGGAGCGGTGGAGGGGTGAGCCGGGCGTTTTGGCGTTGGACCGTTGGAGCAAAGGGCGGTTGTGCGGGGCGGTGCGGGGCGGCAATCAGTCGCAGCCTTGCTCCCGGCCACTGCGCGCTGCTCACGCTGCCGGGGGCAGGGTGGTGGGATGCGCGTTGGCCCGCAGCCAGCGGGTTTACTGGCGTTTGACGGAGCGGTGAAGCAATTCCTTGCTGGCGCTGGCGCCTGCTGCCGAGTGCTCGAGCAGCGACTCATAAACCTCGAACAAATGCGGCGCCTCAGAGCCATGGCCCGCCTGGATGAAAGCGTCGTAGGCCTTAATGAGGGCCTCGAGTTGTGGGTGCATTAGGGAAGGCGGCTTGCGGCGTGGCGTCGGCTTGGGCGTCTGATAGGTCGTCATGGACCAGCCCCCAGGACTCCTCCAGTTGCAGCAAACGCCCGGCAACTTCGGGGGCGAATTGGCGAAGGGGAAACTCCGGATCGTTGACCAGGGCCTGGAGTAAACGGGTCCATCGCAGCATCCAGGTTAGGGCGCGCCGATGTTCGGCTAGTTGTTCGGGGGAGGTCTGCCGTTCGAGTATCTCGCGCCGTTGCCATTGGCGGAAACCGTCCACAGCTTTAGCCCAGGACTCAACCATCTCTCGCGCAGTTTGCTGGCTGGCCAAGCCCGCGGGCCCAAGCTCATTATCAATCAGCATCGGGATGCCGTTCATAAGAATAGAATCGCAGACCGTGCGGAACAAAGCAAGGAGTGCAATGAGACGATGGGGCGTTGGGAAGCGGTGGAGCGATGGAGGAGCGTGATGGAGTAATGGGGTGATGGAGTGATGGGGTGATGGGGGTTGATGGGGAAAAGGGGGGCGACAGCATTCCAACACCCCAGCACTCCAATGCTTCTCATGCTTCTTTACGTCTTTATGATTCTGTCGTTTCATGGGGCAGTGAATTCATGAACCTTCCTGTCATATTGGCGTGGGGCGGCGCGGTGCTGGCTGGGGGGATTGGGCTGGCAAGCGTCTTGAAGGCCGGGCGTTCGGTTGCGCGCTGGTCGTTTGCGGCGGGGATGGCGGTGCTGGCGGCTGAGAGCGTGTTTTCAGGGCTCGGTGCGAAGGCGGGGTTGCCTGGGGATGTTGCGTATTGGGAGGATTGGCGGGCCATAGCGATGTCCTTTTTGCCTGGGGTGTGGCTGGTGTTCAGTCTGAGTTACGGTCGAGGGAACAGCCAGGAGTTTCTGCGGAAATGGGTGGTGTGGCTGGCGGTGGCATTTGTGGCGCCTATCGGCCTGGTGGTGGTTTTTGACGAGGAACTGCTGGCGTTGGTGGCACGGTCAGATGCCGGCCAGGGCTGGCTGCTGCGCCTGACGACGCCCGGGCTTGCCCTCGAGTTTTTTGTGCTGGTAAGCGCCATCCTGGTGCTGATGAATCTCGAACGCACCTATCGCGCGGCGGTGGGGACGATGCGGTGGCGGATCAAGTTCATGGTGATTGGGCTTGGGATACTGTTTGCGGTGCGCGCCTACACCAGCAGCCAGGCGCTGCTGTTCCGGTCGATTGACCTGTCGCTCCAAGGAGTCAATTCCGCTGCCTTGCTGATGGCCTGCCTGCTGATTATCCGGTCGCTATTTCGAGCGGGGCATTTCGAGGTCAGTGTTTATCCGTCTCAATCAGTGCTTCAGAACTCGTTCACCGTGCTGATTGCCGGCGTGTATCTGATGATTGTGGGGGTGCTGGCCAAGCTGGTTGCGTTTCTGGGAGGCGCTGCGTCGTTCGAGTTGAAAGCGTTTTTGATCCTGGTCCTGGTGGTGTTGCTGACGGTGGCGCTGTTGTCTGACCGAGTCCGGCTACACACGAAACGCTTTATCAGCCGCCATTTCCAAAGGCCGCTATACGATTACCGTACGGTCTGGCGCACGTTTACCGAGGGGACGGCGCGACGGGTTGAGCAGGGGGAATTGTGCGGTGCGGTTGTGAAGCTCGTGTCGGATATTTTTCAGGCATTGTCGGTGTCGGTGTGGCTGGTGGATGAGCGAAAGGAAAAGCTGGTATTTGCGGCCTCGACATCGCTGTCGCAGGCCAAGGCGGGCCACGTGACGTTGGAAGCGGCGGATGCGGCGGATGTCATCGGGGCGCTGAGCAAACAACCCGAGCCGGTGGATATCGATGAGTCGAAGGAGATTTGGGCGGCGGCGCTGCGCCGGGCGCATCCGGAGGAATTCCCGACGAAAGGGGGCAACCGTGTATGCGTGCCGCTGCTTGCTGGGGGCGAGTTGCTGGGTGTGCTGATGTTGGGCGATCGGGTGGGGGGCATTTCGTTTTTGGTGCAGGACCTGGACCTGCTGAAGTCGGTGTCTGACCAGGCGGCGGCGGGTTTGTTGAATATCCAGTTATCGCAAAGGTTGTCGCAGGCAAAGCAGTTGGAGGCGTTTCAGGCGATGTCGGCCTTTTTTGTGCATGACCTGAAGAACACCGCCTCGACGTTGTCGCTGATGTTGCAGAATCTGCCGGTGCATTACCAGGACCCGGCGTTCCGCGAGGACGCGTTGCGCGGGATTTCAAAGACGGTGGCACATATCAATGACGTGATTAGCCGGCTGACGGTGTTGCGTCATGAATTGGGGGTGCAAGCGGTGGAATGCGATTTGAATGAGTTGGTTGAAGAGACACTTAAGACACAGGAACAGGCCGCCGGGGTGCAGTTGGTCAAGGAGTTGAGGCCGCTGCCGAATGTGAGAGTTGATCCCGCGCAAATCCAGAAGGTAATCACGAACCTGGTGCTAAACGCGCGTGAGGCTGTTCCGGCGGGCGGGCGGGTAAAGGTGGAAACGAGCCAACGCAATGGTTGGGTTGTCTTGAGTGTGGCGGATAACGGCTGCGGGATGCCGGCGGAATTTGTTCGCAATTCGTTGTTCCGTCCTTTTCAGACGACCAAGAAGAAGGGGATAGGGATAGGGATGTTTCATTGCAAGATGATTGTGGAGGCGCATCGGGGAAGGATTGAGGTGGAGAGCGAGGTGGGGAAGGGGACGGAGTTTCGGGTGATGCTGCCGGTGGACCATCAAAGCGGAAAGCAGAAAGCGGAAAAAAAGATGGAGGGATGGGGATTTTAGAATTTTGATTTTTGATTTTCGATTGGGACTGCGGATTGCGCAGATGTTGTGGGCTCGAATGGGAGGCGGCGCGTCAGCGGGGAAGCCGCATTATTCTGGCGCAGCAGCGTGGACATTCTGAGGCGAGGTAGTACGCTAAGCGGTATGAACAGTAATTCTGCCCGGGCAACCGTCTTGGGTGCACCCGGCGGCGAGGACCAGGGCTGGGTCGAGTTTCGGGAACAATGCCGGCGTCAGATGCAACGGCCCATGGATGCGCGTATTCGGTATGGTTTTTGCCGGATGTATAAGCCGGTCCTGGACGACGCTCCATGGCGGGCCTTTGATACGTTGACGGAGTATCGGGCCTGGTGCGCAGCCAATCTTCCGAGCTACCTCGGGTTCAAGCCCGCAGCGAAATGACCCGCCGGCAGTTTCAACCCGAGCAGGCGCGCGCCATTGCCGGGGCATTTGAAGGCGCCGGGGTCGATTATCTCTTCATCGGCAAGAGCGGGGCTGTCCTCCTGGGGTTCCCGGGCATGACCCAAGACGTGGATGTATTTGTAGCTCGCTCGGCGGAAAATGGCCGGCGCGTCGTGGCCGCCTTGCAGAGGCTCGGGTTCGAGCTCAGCCCTGAACTGGAACAAGCCATCGTAGCAGGAAAAGATTTCGTTCAAATCAAGACCGGACCTTTTGACGTGGATTTGATATTCGCGCCCGACGGCATTCCAAGTTTCGAGGCGGCCAAGGCCCGGGGCCTTAACGTCGAGGGTTTCCGCATTGCAAACCTCCGAGACATCATCGCCAGCAAACGGGCCAGCGGCCGCGAAAAGGACCTGTTGGATATTGAGTACCTTGAGCGCTTTCGAGAGGA from Verrucomicrobiia bacterium carries:
- a CDS encoding formylglycine-generating enzyme family protein gives rise to the protein MKTRCSILVRLTSIVFLALWAVAPLASAQSRPSLGLRFFAGQPTVALSGQVGTVYSIQYSTGLSPTNQWVDRTLLQVQGVSNVWTDPSVPSAGQRFYRAVPVPAAADTNLVFIQPGTFTMGSPTNEALRNPDETQHVVTISRGFWMEKYLVTQGDYLAVVGNNPSYFASANGFPDDLARPVEQVSWYDATNYCGIRTQHERAAGLIPTNYVYRLPTESEWEYAARAGTTTAFYLGSGLNSGQANFDGQYEYDASAGDIFNPSGIHLQMTTLVGSYAANGWGMYDMIGNLWEWCQDRYGAYPAGAVIDPQPVTGSNRLLRGGSWNIYGLFCRSAQRNGGTPAGAFNRGIGFRVGLAPGQP
- the prsK gene encoding XrtA/PEP-CTERM system histidine kinase PrsK, whose product is MNLPVILAWGGAVLAGGIGLASVLKAGRSVARWSFAAGMAVLAAESVFSGLGAKAGLPGDVAYWEDWRAIAMSFLPGVWLVFSLSYGRGNSQEFLRKWVVWLAVAFVAPIGLVVVFDEELLALVARSDAGQGWLLRLTTPGLALEFFVLVSAILVLMNLERTYRAAVGTMRWRIKFMVIGLGILFAVRAYTSSQALLFRSIDLSLQGVNSAALLMACLLIIRSLFRAGHFEVSVYPSQSVLQNSFTVLIAGVYLMIVGVLAKLVAFLGGAASFELKAFLILVLVVLLTVALLSDRVRLHTKRFISRHFQRPLYDYRTVWRTFTEGTARRVEQGELCGAVVKLVSDIFQALSVSVWLVDERKEKLVFAASTSLSQAKAGHVTLEAADAADVIGALSKQPEPVDIDESKEIWAAALRRAHPEEFPTKGGNRVCVPLLAGGELLGVLMLGDRVGGISFLVQDLDLLKSVSDQAAAGLLNIQLSQRLSQAKQLEAFQAMSAFFVHDLKNTASTLSLMLQNLPVHYQDPAFREDALRGISKTVAHINDVISRLTVLRHELGVQAVECDLNELVEETLKTQEQAAGVQLVKELRPLPNVRVDPAQIQKVITNLVLNAREAVPAGGRVKVETSQRNGWVVLSVADNGCGMPAEFVRNSLFRPFQTTKKKGIGIGMFHCKMIVEAHRGRIEVESEVGKGTEFRVMLPVDHQSGKQKAEKKMEGWGF
- a CDS encoding VPDSG-CTERM sorting domain-containing protein, which encodes MALGLAGTLQANQITGGLHMTGVATLDNADLGSATQATAFAGVTTQPLTASGSYFGILQDTVTFKPFSWNPSSAPINTLWSFADAGTGWTYTFDLATLSVASQSSSFLNITGDGTLNITGSGSPYTATSGSWSFTISNPGGASNPTFNFGFDSANNALPDGGTTVLLLGAALSGLALIRRKLA
- a CDS encoding tetratricopeptide repeat protein, which translates into the protein MKRERDEMRGYAAGGTGAGVRPARRLVRAGVLLVCAAALLCASGCTKEAKKIRYLSRGNSDFTAGQYEKAEIEYLKVLQVAPANPTAISRLGLIYYEQGRLPQALLFLKRAAEMVPDDSYVRLKLCMAELSVRQVKDARQDAERVLQKQHGQEDALSVLADTTFTPKEVQDTTQEIEKLRQQDKDRPGYHLALGALQMRRGNLTNGLIEFRKALELDPKSAAAHTAIGAIYWMSNDLAGADQELKTAADLSPQRSARRLKYADFKLKTGSVEDAKKILEDITRNAPDYLPAWNYLAQVAFAQRKFDDCAALLQKVLTKDSINYDAVLLDANVKLNKNQVPEAIAELARLSKVYARSPEVQFRLAQAYLLNGDESKGEGALKQALALDPNFPDAILAVADRSIRKGDPVSAELSLEQLIKRRPDLAQAHLLLAAAYASQRNLDQALAVYRRMQSLFPKSAQVPYFIANVLAAENKRQDARQACMQSLELAPDFLPPLEKLVDLDIADKKPEAALERINAQIERRPAIPELQLLLAKVYLSQTNFTQAEATLLKAVQMAPDLRTSYLLLAQLYVSSGKAQQALDKLNAFVVRTNDVPALMQIGMIQESLTNYSAARTAYEKLLTVNPRFAAALNNLAYLYCEQFNELDKAVGLAEQARQLFPADPSVADTLGWIVYRKGDYLRALSLLTQASSALPEETEIECHLGMVRYQLGQEGPARLALQHALEGKKDFPGKDEARRRLAILAIDPQSADPAAQALLEKRIAADPTDPIALERLAAVYNRKGELENAAKAYLQALAQNPKNIYVLTNLAQLYSAPGRLNDAQKALDYAKDAHGAAPDDAVISQILGHLVCQSGDYKWASSLLQDAALSSPDQPAVLYDLGRAYYGLGQLSSAESAMQQALKAAPQFPQAEAARRFLTLVGLYRGGAAAETPAPQLAEVSSPSDANYIPALMVNSLLQRQKGNYQDAKKTLEQVLGLNPLFVPATRDLAILCFDHFPDDPRVSDLATKARVAFPDDPDLAKVLGVLAYRRADYAAANRFLKQSLRTRQDDAELFYYLGMAQYQLKAKTESKASLQQALALNIPSKLAVDAKRVLAEMK
- a CDS encoding archaeosortase/exosortase family protein → MSRGLRLLAVSTAGLVLCFASPLFGLVKLALHSELYSHILLIPFVSLYLVWTMGILNFDLRFLIFSKAKGEPPGRSPQSEIRNQKSKILLPLAAGLLSIGAYLVLGSRMHLAPVDSLSWTVFSFFLLFVAACCFCLDRQTLRALAFPIGFLVFITPFPGVVTDALEAFLQHRSADAAELLFGLVGTPLLRHDVAFQLPGFSLQVAPECSGIRSTLVLFITSLVAGQLFLRTPWKRALFALLVVPLGIFRNAFRIVTIGELCVHLDPSYIDSPIHHRGGPVFFVISMVPFLLLLWYLRRTDMKGESGKMKAEN